Genomic DNA from Candidatus Pantoea bituminis:
TCAGTGTATCGTCCAGGCCCGCCAGCACCTGTACCGGGTTCAATACCGGCTGACTGCGCATGGCTGAAAGCCCTTCGCGAAGCGTGAGTAAATGGCCTGCCATATTGCCACTGTCGACGCTTGAAACATAACGTGGACTGAGTGCGGCAAGGGTGACGGTGTCATACCAGTTATACAAATGACCCCGGAAATGCGCCATTTTATCCAGTGTGTCCAGGGTAAGCGTCACGCGTTGCAATACCACACTAATCGGAATATAACCAAAATCCCATGCAGTCAGGTTGGCCATTAGTGAGAGGCCAATATTGGTGGGTGAGGTACGGTGTGCGACTACCGGCGGTAAGGCTTCCTGATAATTGTCAGGCGGAAGCCAGTTCTCTTTCGCGGTGACAAAGGTCTCAAAAAATGCCCAAATTTCGCGGCTGGTCTGACGCAACAACAGTTTTTGTTCTTTATTGGGTGCGAACGCATGCGGTACGGGTTGGCGGCTCATCCAACTTAGCAGAAGCGGTGCCAGACACCACACCACACCGACAGGTAAAGCGATTGCCAGGAATGGCGGTGCAAAATACGCGGTCAGGGCAATCAGTGCCACGCCGCTGACCACGTTCAGCCACATCGCCCGGTAAAACCGCACAGGCGAGGTTTTTGCCAGGTCATTATCCGGACTGTGGCTGGCCCACTGGCTGAGGTTACGTTGACTGTATCCCAGACGCCATAATGTTACGGCAATGGCGTAGAGAGCATAGCCGGCCTCATGGGGCAAGGTGGTAAAATTGAGCCCGATCCGGGAAAACCGCTTCAGCGCACCGGTAGTGACCAGCAGCAGATGCTGCCCAAGGGGACGGCGGGCAGGCTTATTGAGGAGATCATGCACAACAGCCAGCACTGTAGGCATTAGCCACACCAGCAGCAGTACACTTAGCCAATAAAACGGGTTTGGTACCCACAGCAAGCTACAAAACAGCAGTAGCAGTGAGAAAGGGGCCACCAGGCTGCGTCGCAGATTATCGAATAATTTCCAGTAAGAGAGTGCAGATAGCGGATTTTTATCCTGTGTTCCATCCGCTTTTCTGACGTTGGGTTTGAGCCAGTTAAGCAGTTGCCAGTCCCCACGGATCCAGCGGGTGCGTCGTGCAACGTCCGACAGATAGTTATTTGGGTACTGTTCATAGAGTAAGACTTCGCTCAGCAGACCCGAACGTGCATAACATCCTTCCAGTAAATCATGGCTGAGCACCAGATTCTCGGGGCAGGTATTTTGCGTGGCCTGAACAAAGATATCGACATCGTAAATCCCTTTGCCGATAAACGATCCTTCCCCGAAAAGGTCCTGGTAGATATCTGAAGACATCATCGAATAGGGATTATTACCCGCAACGCTGCTGCTCATGGCGGCATAGCGCCCCTGCCCGTTGCGTGGCATCTCCTCCGCCAGTCCCGGTTGCAATATCCCGTAGCCTTTAACCACCCGTTGGCGTGCAGCGTCATACTCGGGCCGGTTCAGTGGGTGCGCCATTGTCGCGATCAGTTTGTGCGCCGTATCGCGTGGCAGAACTGTGTCACTGTCCAGCGTAATAACGTACTTAATCCGCGCGGGTAGCTGGTCAGCTGGCATACCTGCCACACTGGAAAACTGGGCTTCGGGATGGCGTAACCAGCTGTTCAGCAAGGCCAGTTTGCCACGTTTGCGTTCATAACCCATCCATACACCCTGGAGCGGATTCCATTCTGGTTCCCGGTAGAGCAGATAAAAACGTGGGCGACTGGCCGGGTAGCGGCGGTTGAGATCTTGCGTTTGTGAAATGGCCTGTTCGATCAGTGCGTTATTTTGCGGAGAATGTTCATCTGCCGAATCAGTCACGTCGGCCACAAGGGCGAAACAGAGATTTTCGCTATGGTTGCCAAGCCAGCAGACCTCAAGACTGGTGATGAGTTTGCTGATGCTTTCGCTGCTGCTGAGCAGGCAGGGGATTACCACCATGGTGGCGGCTCCCTCCGGGATCCCGGTTGAAAAATCCATCCGCGGCAGCGGGCGCGGGGTGCGAAATCGGGTGGTCGCCTCACTCAGCAGGTCGGTCACTGACTGACTGATCACCACAATAAGCGGGATAGCGAGAAGTATCAGCAGCCAGTCCATTCCCTGGTGTGCCGTTTCTTGCACTATTTCGGCTGTTATCGCGGTGGTTAGCAGACACAAGCTACCAAGCCATGAAACCAGTGGGATCTGGTTGAAACTGTGCCGTAGACGGATAAGCCGTGAAGTATCTGCCGACAAAAGCGTTTCCAGCTGATGACGGCCTTCGCCCATCAGGTAATAGCCAATATGGGCGCCCGGCGTGTCAGAGGCGGCTTCCTTGGAGAGCGCCAGCACGCGGCGGGCGACTTCTGGCTCGCTGAAGCGACTCTCTCTGGCCAGGATCTCAATGACGTGGCGATAATGATCTCGCGTATCAAAGTGCATCAAGGGGTAGGTGCCCGCAGGATCAAGACGTAATGTCTGCTCCACCACGCTCATGGCCTCAGCGAAATTAGCCCAGTTCGTTTCACTCAGTAAACGTAAACCGGCGATGCTGTTGCTCACCGAGAGCTGGCTAGCGGCAAGTTGTTGATTGAATAAGTTTATCAGGGTATCGGTGGTCGTACCTTGCTCAGCCAGTCGCTGCTCAATCCAGCTCAGAGGCAAGGTCAGCATATTGCCGCGCCCCTGTAGACGGCGTACCAGTTCCGCAACAAACGCACTGTCCAACGGGGATTGGAGCGCGCCATATCAGCAATTACCATGATCAAGTCGGCGGGAGCATTCTCCGCGCATTTGAAAATTCGCGTTACCCAACTGTCTGCCAGCGTGCGTGCTTGCTGGGCTTTTACGACATCGATACTGACCCGACGGAGGTTCTCAATTAACGCCAGGCGCAGCATACCGGGTAAAGCCCAGACTTCGCCGAGCGTAAGCGGCGTCACCTGTTGATAGGCGCTGATATAGCTGGTCAGATTTGTTGTGTCCCAGCGCCCGTCTCCGTGAGCAATGGCTTCGGCAGCAATATCATAAATACGCGGACAGGAGTGTGGCGCGGCCAGCGCCGGAAGACCCTTGCCGAAATTCTTCGGCAAGTGCTGGCGAACGATACGGATCTGCTCCTCAATAAGATAGTAATTGTCCAGTAGCCACTCCCCTGCGGGCATGATGCTTGCCTTTTTCCCGGCATTGAGCTCGTAGCAGTTTTGCGTAATTACCGCCTCATTATTATCGAGGCGTTTGAGCAAATAATAGGGCAGTTTGTCAGGTGACAATTTATGCGAACGTGCCAGCTTTTGTCCGTAGCGCTCCATCTGTGAGGTCGAAAATAGCTCTGCTTTGAAACTATTTTCACTGCCAGGGTCATTGCTCGGAAGGTACGGGATGAACTCGGATGTTTGTGGCCGTGTAGAGAAGTGGCCGAGCCACTTCTTAAGCTTCATGTTCATAAGATGGCTCTGATGCAGCGTTAATGCTCAGGAGCAGTTGCGAAATCAGTTCAGAAACGTTCTCTCAGGATGGGCGTCGGGCATCAGGGATTTAACAGCTGCTGGTATGTTTTTTAAGTTCTGGTTACTGATTTTCGCCTGAGTATGTTTCAGGATCATCATAGAGCAACAAACAGGACTTCAAATCCAAAGCAAAGCATTGTTTGCGTAAGAAGAATTATTGAAAAGGGATAGGACCTAAAGGCTCTAACAGAGCAGGTAACAGTAGTTGTAGATTCACCACCAAGGTTCATTGCGAATCGATACAAGACATAACGATTAACCTTTCAATGAATGAACTTCATCCTACCATACACTGAGCAAAAAATGTGCGATGAATCGCAGGGATAATCCTGATTTGCCCGGGCTTATCCAGTTCCATACCATCCAACGCGGTGCGCAGTAGGAGCAGCGACGCGTCCAGGACGTATATCGGGCGGCGGTAGTCCGGCTGCGGGTAAGCGGCAGCATTGAAAATATTCAGAAAGCCGGGGCGTTTGTGGAGAGTAACGGGTTTCCGTCATATGTGCGGGCATCCGCTGAGAGTTTATGGCCGGATATGCCCTGTGTCGGGCATATCTGGGTACGGTGCGGGTGAGGCGAGGGCACACTCTTTTGTGAACGCAAAACGGACATGATAGTCCTTGGTATTAAAGGTCAGTGCCTTCAATCAACACAAAAGTTCCGGTCGCAGCGCCTGCTCGTATTGACCTGGCTGCCTGATATTTAGGGCTCTCATAAAAACGTTTGGCCTCGGCAAAAGAAGCGAACTCAAAAACGACATGCCGTTCATGGGATTCTCCCTCAAGATTTTCATACTGCCCAGACCAGGCAATGATCTTCGGATTGAAATCCTGCATTGCCTCCCCGGCAGCTTGGGCATACTCAGAGTATGCGACAGGGTCTGATACAGTCACGTGAGCGATTAAATAACCTTTATTCATTTCTCTTTATCCTGCGTAAGTGGTGTTGTATTTCAGCGTAAGCACAGAGATAGCCGTGAAAAAGCTGAGGTGATTTAAAGACGTTGGGTTTAATTCTGTGCTTTAGAGGTGAAAGGTTTCGGGTAGCGTTCTGCATCCTGATGGTCGATCATCCATCCCGGATAATGGAGAGGCATAGCGCTTATCGCATCAAGATGCTTCCCTTCCTCCGCTGTCAGAACGATGTCGGTAGCCCGAAGATTATC
This window encodes:
- a CDS encoding DUF1330 domain-containing protein, whose protein sequence is MNKGYLIAHVTVSDPVAYSEYAQAAGEAMQDFNPKIIAWSGQYENLEGESHERHVVFEFASFAEAKRFYESPKYQAARSIRAGAATGTFVLIEGTDL